In Pseudomonadota bacterium, one genomic interval encodes:
- a CDS encoding ABC transporter ATP-binding protein, with amino-acid sequence MDKNTHILEGRNIKVERGNALILDTPSFVVKDGEVISLIGPNGAGKTTLLQTLCYLLKPFKGEIYFRGKQVGMEYPLNVYRRKLAMVFQEPLLFDTTVFNNVAAGLKFRGVKGSEIEEIVMENLQRFGIEHLSDRSARTLSGGEAQRTSLARAFATSPEILLLDEPFSALDPPTRESLVEDMEQVLKKSKVTTIFVTHDRMEALRLSHRIAVMREGQILQIGPPTEIMNYPASEFVASFVGVETTLDGTVAGKKDGIVTISVAGHSIEAVSDANAGERVILCIRPEHVVISHNSVRGSTSLRNIFSGTVLKVTLLGPYQKIHLDCGFPLVAYVTNDSSRRLALQEGQEVTASFKATAIHVIAKREAHTA; translated from the coding sequence ATGGATAAAAATACACACATACTTGAAGGACGTAATATTAAGGTTGAAAGAGGAAATGCACTTATCCTCGACACCCCATCATTTGTTGTAAAGGATGGTGAGGTTATATCCCTCATCGGGCCTAATGGTGCAGGAAAAACCACCCTTCTTCAAACCCTGTGCTATTTACTGAAGCCCTTCAAAGGTGAAATATATTTCAGAGGCAAACAGGTAGGCATGGAATATCCTTTGAACGTGTACCGCCGAAAGCTTGCCATGGTGTTTCAGGAACCTCTTCTTTTTGATACAACCGTTTTCAATAACGTTGCAGCCGGTCTTAAATTCAGGGGCGTCAAAGGATCGGAAATTGAAGAAATAGTTATGGAAAATCTCCAGCGCTTCGGCATCGAGCACCTCAGCGACCGTTCTGCCAGGACCCTTTCAGGCGGGGAGGCACAGCGGACAAGCCTTGCAAGGGCATTTGCTACAAGCCCGGAAATACTTCTTCTTGACGAGCCTTTTTCGGCTCTTGATCCACCCACACGGGAGTCCCTGGTAGAGGATATGGAACAGGTATTAAAAAAATCGAAGGTTACAACCATATTTGTTACCCATGATCGCATGGAAGCGCTTCGGCTTTCTCATCGCATTGCGGTAATGAGGGAAGGGCAAATACTCCAGATAGGTCCACCAACAGAAATCATGAATTATCCGGCCAGTGAGTTTGTTGCTTCTTTTGTAGGGGTAGAGACAACACTTGATGGAACAGTTGCCGGAAAAAAGGATGGCATTGTTACGATATCCGTTGCAGGACACAGTATTGAAGCTGTTAGCGATGCGAATGCCGGAGAGCGTGTGATCCTTTGTATAAGGCCGGAGCATGTTGTTATCTCTCATAATTCTGTTCGAGGATCGACAAGTTTAAGGAATATTTTTTCAGGAACAGTGTTAAAGGTTACTCTCCTCGGTCCATACCAAAAGATACATCTTGATTGTGGTTTTCCTCTGGTAGCCTATGTCACAAACGATTCAAGCAGGAGGCTTGCTCTACAGGAGGGGCAAGAGGTAACGGCATCATTTAAAGCCACAGCTATACATGTAATAGCAAAAAGAGAAGCGCATACTGCGTAA